The DNA segment GAGCTTCTGGCGCTTCACGGCCGCGTCGATCTCAGACTTGTTATAGGCCGTGCCCGCGGGTACGCGGTCCATGCCCTTCAGCGCGGCCATGTCGAGCAGCACGCCGCGCGTGGCGATCGGCGGCACCGTGTCGGTGCCGAGCTGCTGGAGACCGCCGGGCTGCACGAAGTCCTGCGCGCGCAGGCCGTTGTAGTAGCGGTGGTTCACGCCGAGGTGGCCGAGGCCGTCGAGCTGCGAGCCGATGCCCAAGTAGGTCATCAGGATGTCGTCGTTGACCGTGAGGAGGTTCTCGCCGCTGGCGCTGCCGGTGCCGTCGTTCGACTGCGTTACCACGATGCCGAACTTGCGCGGCGGATAGGCGAGCGAGTCCGGGCCGGTCGTCATGCCGAGCGAGTACGTCTTGCCCGTCTTCACGAGCTTGGCGGCGCGCTTCGTTCCGTCGGCCGACAGGTTGTTCGCCGCGCCGATGCGGTCGTCCGCGCCGTAGCGCGACGGGTACCACGAGTCCTGCGCGAGCGCGGATGCTGTTACGGAGAAGGCGGCGATTGCGGCGAGCGCGAAGCGAAGCATGCGGGCCTCCAAGGGCGTGAGGTGTGAACGGGCGCGCGGAGTAAAGCGCATCTCGATGGCGGGTTTCGAGAGCACGCTGCGCGCTACTTCGAGTCGAGCGCGTGCACCGCGTCCCAGTCCGCGGGCGGCGGGGCTGTCGCGAACGCCTGCGCGCGGTCGCGCAGCAGCTCCGCCGCGGCGTCGGGCGCGCACGCGGCGAAGTCGCGCGCTGCCGCCGCGAACTCGCGTGCGCGGTAGTGCGCGAACGCCTGCGCCGTGCGCGCGACGAGTGCGCGCTGCGCCTCGCTCGCAGCGCCCGCGGGCGCGAGCGGCTCGTACAGGCGCACCGGCTGCGCGCGGCCCACGACGCGCACGCAGTCGACTTCGCGCGCGAGGATCGCGTCGCCGGCCTGCGCGCGCGTCGTCTCGGAGATGAGGATGCGCGTGCCGTACTGCTTGTTCGCGCTCTCGAGCCGCGCGGCGAGGTTCATCGCGTCGCCGACCGCGCGGTACGCGCGGCGCTCTTGGCTGCCGATCTCGCCCACCACGAGCGCTCCTGTGTGCAGGCCGATGCGGAAGCGCGGGCTCGGCAGGCCCGCGGCCTGCCAGCTCGCCGCGAGTCGCTCCAGCGCGTCGCGACACGCGAGCGCGGCGAGGCACGCCCTCACGGCATGGTCTGGCTGCGGCATCGGCGCGCCCCAGTACGCGACGACGCCATCGCCCACGAACTCGTTCACCGTGTCATCGCGCGCGAGTACCGCGCGGCACACCGTCTCGAAGTACTCGTTGAGGCGCGCCACGATCTCTTGCGCACCGAGCTTCTCGGCGAGGCTGGTGAAGCCGCCGATGTCGATGAAGCCCACGGTGAGCTCGCGCGCGACGCCGCCGACGGGCGCGAGCTCGGGGTGGCGCAGGATCTCCGCCGCGACTTCCTTCGACACGTAGCGCTCGAACGTGCGGCGCAGGCGATCCCGCTCGCGCAGGCCGCGCGTCATCTCGTTGAACGCGTCGCCGAGCTCGCCGAGCTCGTCCGGAGAGGCGATGCGCACCTCGGCGTCGAGCTCGCCGGCGCCGATGCGGCGCGCGGCCTTGGCGAGCGCGCGCACCGGCGTCGTGATGCCGCGCGCGATCGTGAATGCCGCTGCGAGCGAGGCAGCGAGAATCACCGCCACGACCGCGAGCAGCGACGTGCGCATGCTGCGCACGAACGCGCGCTCCTCGGCGTAGGACGCGATCAGCACGAACTCGGCGGTGGGCGCGTGCGCGATGGAGACGGGCGTGGTGCGCACCCAGTAGTCGGCGCCGAGCGGCGCCTGCTTTGGCGGCCCTTAGCCGAGCGAGAACCAGCGCTTCACCAGCTCGCACTCGGCCGCCGACGCGAGCGTCGACGCGACGAGACGGCCGTGCGCGACGAGCGCGAGATCGAGCCCCGCGACTTTCTTGAGCGTTTCGAGCGCCGCGGCGTCCACGCGCGCGCCCGCGATCACCACACCGTGAATCGCTTCGTCGAACACCACGGGGCGCGCGACCACCTCGTACACCGCTGGGCCCGCCGCGCGCGGCACGACCGCGAGGCCGGCGGCGTGCGGCTCGCGCTCGGTCCACACGCCGGAGGCCTCGCCGGTGTTCACCGTCTCCTGGAACAGCGCGAGCGCGGAGAGATCCTCGCCTGCGCGCCCCGGGTCGGACGCGGAGTAGAGCAGCCGGCCGTCCGCCGCGAGCAGTAACAACACGTCGCTGCGCGCAGCGAGCGCGAGGCCGGGCACGAGCGAGCGCAGGCGCAGGTGCGCGTCCTGCGTCGCGGCCTCGGCGCTGGCGCCGCCGCTCGCAGCGCCGAGCCCGAGGTCGGGCGCTAGCGACGCGGTGGAGAGCACCGTGCGGAACTGCGGATTGCTGCGCGCGAGCGACTCGATCTCGTCCGCGACGAAGCGCGCGCGCAGGCGGCCGAGCTCCACGAACGCGGCGCGCGTCTGCTCGAAGCGCGCCGCGAAGCTCTCCTCCGCGCGCTCGCGCGAGACGCGCTCCAGCGCGACGCCCGCGATCGCGAGCGCACACAGCACCAGCGCCGCGAACGCGAGAAAGAGCTTCGTCGCGAAGCGGCGCGGACCGAGCACGCCTACCTCTCGAGCTCGCTGCCCGGCGGCGGGTACTCCGTGCCGTCCTTGCGCTTGTGGCCCGGGATTGCGCGGGCGGTCAGCTCGAAGTCCGCGCGTGCCGTAACACCTGTCGCGACTTCGATCTCGCGGCGCACCGGCTCGGCGCCCGGCGTCCACGCGTGGAGCGTGTGGCGGCCCGGCAGGACGCCGCGAATCGTGAACGTGCCGTCCGGCGCCGCGAGCGCGTAGGCCGCGTTCTCCAGCACGACGACGTAGGCGATCATGTGCGGGTGGATGTTGCAGTAGACGGGCACGAGGCCCGCGCGCTCGAAGCGCTCGCGCTTCGGCGCGTCGCTCGATTTGTACTGGCCGAGGTCGAACGACTTCACGGGCGAGACCGAGAACACGTTGTGGTAGATGCGGTCGCGGTTCGGGAACGCGACCTCCTGGCCCGCGACGACCGGCAGGAGCCGCGGCGCGAATTGCTCGCCGCGCTGATCGAGGGTCGCGGGCGCGCGGGTCGGCGGCGCACTCGTGAAGCCAGTCACGTAAACCACGACATCGCGCACGTCCGCGACGCGCTCGGGCTTGCCGAACAGCTTCTTGCGCGAGAGCGCGACCCGGCCCTCGATCTCGCCGACCTGCTGCGCGAAGGCAGGCGCGGACGCGAGGCCGATCGCTAGCGCGAGAAGCGCTCGCGCGAGCCGTTTGCGCGCCTTCGACATGCCGTCACTGTATCGCCGGAGCCTCTCGATGCGTGCCGCGTTCCTAATGATCATGCTGGCCCTCGCCCCCGCTGCGCACGGCGGCGA comes from the Deltaproteobacteria bacterium genome and includes:
- a CDS encoding cyclase family protein; protein product: MLRFALAAIAAFSVTASALAQDSWYPSRYGADDRIGAANNLSADGTKRAAKLVKTGKTYSLGMTTGPDSLAYPPRKFGIVVTQSNDGTGSASGENLLTVNDDILMTYLGIGSQLDGLGHLGVNHRYYNGLRAQDFVQPGGLQQLGTDTVPPIATRGVLLDMAALKGMDRVPAGTAYNKSEIDAAVKRQKLAPIGKGDVVIFHSGWQKDVAANPDYAKLLHPGLGVEGAQYLADLGVVAVGADTMGLEVIPFENPNRPFDVHQTLLAKNGVYILENMFTNELAADGAHEFLFVLGQPKFKGAVQAVINPIAIR
- a CDS encoding HAMP domain-containing protein; the encoded protein is MRTTPVSIAHAPTAEFVLIASYAEERAFVRSMRTSLLAVVAVILAASLAAAFTIARGITTPVRALAKAARRIGAGELDAEVRIASPDELGELGDAFNEMTRGLRERDRLRRTFERYVSKEVAAEILRHPELAPVGGVARELTVGFIDIGGFTSLAEKLGAQEIVARLNEYFETVCRAVLARDDTVNEFVGDGVVAYWGAPMPQPDHAVRACLAALACRDALERLAASWQAAGLPSPRFRIGLHTGALVVGEIGSQERRAYRAVGDAMNLAARLESANKQYGTRILISETTRAQAGDAILAREVDCVRVVGRAQPVRLYEPLAPAGAASEAQRALVARTAQAFAHYRAREFAAAARDFAACAPDAAAELLRDRAQAFATAPPPADWDAVHALDSK